In Williamwhitmania sp., the genomic stretch AGCCAACCCAGAGGTGGAAGTAATACCCCAATAATAATGGAAGCATACATATAGGGGTTGTCTGTGCCATAATCAGTTTTATGAGCTAGGTTGTAGCGAATATACTCCATCAGCTCGGCAAAGGGACGTCCCCAAACAAACATGTCTACTACTCCCTGTATCATGAATATGGAGATCAACACCCCCACACCAAAAACTATCGCCTCCCAAAACTTTTTTCGGAAAAGGATTACCAGACCAATACCTCCTATAAAGATGGCTGTTTGGAAACGGATAGAAAAGGCTAAACCAATGACCGATCCTGCGAATAAAAAATACTTGTACGACCGAGACTCCTCAAGTGCAACATACACCATGTACACCCCCATCATTAAAAAGGGAATGCAAACCATCTCCACCAAATTCCTGACGGAGAGCATGGGCATAAACCAAAGGAATGATAGAGCGAGCCCGACCTGAATGGCAGCCTTTCTACCACCCATCCTATCGGCAATTTTGTAGCCAAAGGCAACCACAATGAGCGAAAATAGGGCGTGCAGCAACCGAATCAGGAATGCCATAACCTTGGGGTTATGAATGCTAGCCGCCTTAAAGGCAGAAAGTATGAGATAGTGAATTCCTACGTAAAAAAAGCTGTGGCCCGACGGAACCGGGTTCACCTGGCTCTTGGGTAACCAGTCGTTGTAATCGGTACCATCCACCCACGACTGTGACGCTTCTAGCACCAAAAAATGGTCGTCGTGCATTCCATACCCCTGTGAAAAAATGGCTGCAAGCAACCGTATGAGGAAAGCACCAATCAGAATAACATGGAGTGGATTGGAATCCCAAAGCTTTTTAAAGAATTTCATCATCCTATTTTTTAGTTTTCAATTCAGTAAAATGGTAATCCCCTACTTCGAAAATCCTCGTTTACAGTGACAAAAGCACAGTAATCTCCAATCCACACATTACCAACAGACGCAATATTCAACAACAACCTAGTAATTCTAAGAACTAGTGCTGCATGTTATACAACTTCGAATATATGCCACCTTTAGTCAGCAGCTCATCGTGCTTGCCCTGCTCCACAATCTCACCATCCTGCAGCACACAAATGAGGTCGGCACTCTTCACTGTCGACAACCTATGCGCAATTACAATGGATGTCCTATTCTTCATCAGATTTTCGAGCGCCTCCTGCACTAGCCTTTCGGATTCGGTATCCAGTGCCGAGGTGGCCTCGTCGAGAATCATGATTGGGGGATTCTTGAGAATGGCCCGAGCGATACTTACGCGCTGGCGCTGCCCACCAGAAAGTTTCCCACCCCTATCTCCAATATTGGAGTAATAGTCGTTGTGGGTAGCCTGAATAAACTCGTGCGCGTTGGCAACTTTAGCCGCCTGAATCACCGAATCAATGGAGGCGCCAGGAACACCAAATGCAATGTTATTATAAAAGGTATCGTTGAAAAGGATGGATTCTTGGTTTACGTTTCCCATCAACGCACGCAGACTCTTAATTTTAATATCCTTGATGCTAACACCATCGATTAAAATATCACCCTGATCAACATCGTAGAAGCGGGGAAGCATATCTACGAATGTGCTCTTGCCAGAGCCTGATTGGCCCACCAAAGCCACTGTCTGCCCTTTATGAATGGTAAGGTTGACATTCTTCAGCACAAGGTCGTTTTCGTACTTAAAGCTCACGTTGCGATACTCAATCTTTTCCTTAAACTCTAGCATGTCAATGGCATCTTCCTTCTCCTTTATTGGATTCTCCGCTTCCAAAACGACATCTATCCTATCGGCTGAGGCAAGCCCCTTAAGAACATTGTAGTAAGCTTGGCTAAATGATTTTACCGGGGTAATAATCTGAGAGAAGAGGATTATATAACCAATCAAGGTTGGTGCTGCAAGAGCGCTCTGCCCCGATAGCACCAACCTTCCTCCATACCACATAAGAATAACAACCACCGACACTCCCAAGAATTCACTCAACGGTGAAGCCAAGTCGCGACGACGATTTACTTTAACTAGTATGCGAGTATAAAAAGAGTTGGTGCTTTCAAAACGCCGAACCATCTTTTCCTCAGCATTAAAAGCTTTGATAATCCTTAAGCCCGAAAGCGTCTCCTCTAAAATGGCTAACAAAAATCCCAAACGACGTTGTCCCTTGAAGGAATTTTTTCGAAGATTCTTACCAATTCGCCCGATCATTAATCCGGACAATGGTAACAGAATAAATACAAAAAGTGTAAGTCTGGGGCTCATGGTTACAAGCCCAATTAGGTAAACAATTACAAGAATAGGGTCGCGGAAGAACATCTCCATGGAGCGCATAATGCTCACTTCTAACTCGTTTACATCGTTGGTGATTTTGGAAATAATATCACCCTTTCGCTCTTCTGAGTAGTATCCAAGCGGCAGAGAAAGTATCTTGGCATACATCTGGTTGCGAATATCCTTTACCACACCATTTCTAAAAGGAGATAAGAAATATAGCGATAGGTAAGTAAAGAAATTTTTTAGAAAAGTCATTACAACTACCAATACGCACATAAACAGGAGCGCATCGGTAATTCCATGCTGCACCTTAATTATACTAACAAGGTAGTTAAAGTTGTGTGAAATTGACTCGTATGAAAGGGTAAGAGGCACCGAGTTGGTTACAGGAGGAACCTGATTGAATAGCACACTTAAAAAAGGGATAACCATGGTAAACGTAAATAGCGAAAAAATTGCCGCCAGAATGTTAAAGCCAATGATTGAGGTGACTGTCCATTTATATGGAACCAGATATCGAAATATTTTACCAAATTTTTTCATTCGTATTCAATTAAATATTGTTCAAAATCTCAGTCCAACAGCACCAATTTCTTCGCCTACCAAGGGCACAAAATAATAGTAATGTGCAATGGTTTCATTCGGTGAGGATGCCGCCAGCCTGCATAAAAAACCCATGTTACAGAAAGCAAAAGTAAAAAAACAAGTGAGTATTAGCACAGAAAGAGACTAATAATCACAAGAAACCCCAGTAAATTTAGGTAATACTGGGGTTATATGTTCAAATTATTACTAGACTCCCGTATAGGTATAGGGCGTAATGGCCAACAGTTCCTGCTTAACCTCCTCTGCAACAGGCAGGCCAGCAATAAACTGCTGAAATGTTTCGGCTGTAACCTTCTTGTTGGTTCGTGTAAGCTCCTTCAGCATCTCGTAGGGATTGGGCACACCCTCCCTCCTCAGAATGGTTTGAATTCCCTCTGCCACCACAATCCAGTTATTTTCGAGGTCGGCATTAATAGCTGCTTGATTTAGGATAAGCTTGTCGAGACCCTTCATCAGCGACTTAAACGCCAGAACGGAATGAGCGGCCGGTACTCCCATGTTCCGCAGCACGGTGGAGTCTGTAAGATCGCGCTGCATGCGCGAAACCGGCAACTTAGCGCTCAGGTGCTCAAAAATGGCGTTGGCCATCCCTAAATTCCCCTCTGCATTCTCAAAGTCGATGGGATTAACCTTGTGCGGCATGGCCGATGAGCCCACCTCCCCCAGAACAATCTTCTGCTTGAAGTAGTCCATGGAAATATACTGCCACATGTCGCGAGAAAGATCTATGAGAATGGTGTTAATGCGCTTAAAATTGTCAAAGATAGCGGCAAGGTTGTCGTAATGCTCAATCTGCGTGGTTATTTGAGAGCGGTCGAGTTCCAGCGTCTGGTTCACAAAATGGTTGGCAAAGTTCACCCAGTCGATGTAGGGAAAGGCTACCACGTGTGCGTTAAAGTTACCGGTGGCACCGCCAAACTTTGCCGAGCAGGGAACATCGCGCAGCAGGTTTAGCTGCTTGCCGATGCGCTCCACAAATACCGACAGTTCTTTTCCAAGACGAGTTGGGGAGGCTGGTTGTCCATGTGTACGGGCAAGCATGGGAACATCCTTCCACTCCTCCACCAGCTGATTCAGCTTATCGAGCATGCCTTCGATCTGCGGATAGTAAACCTCGTGGGCAAACTCCTTTAGCGCCTGAGGGAAAGCCGTGTTGTTAATGTCCTGAGAAGTAAGTCCAAAATGAACAAACTCCTTCACCCCGCCGAGCTTTAGGGCGTCCATACGCTCCTTTACAAAATACTCCACCGCCTTCACATCGTGGTTAGTAACAGACTCTATCTCCTTTACACGGCGTGCATCGTCGGAATTGAAGTGCAGGTATATTTCACGCAACTTGCCAATGGTATCCTCTTCCATCCCCTTCAGCTGAGGAAGAGGTATTTCACACAAAGCGATAAAATACTCCACCTCCACATGAACCCGGTAGCGTATAATGGCCTCCTCCGAGAAGTAGCGGGCGCACTCCTCCACCTTGCTTCGATATCTCCCATCGATGGGAGATATGGCTGCCAAAGAGAAATTTTCCATGAGTTGCATTTTAGTTGATGTTGCAAAGGTAATAAATGCAAGAGTTTTTTACCCATAGAATTACAACTCACTCGTCGAAAACATACCGTTATTTTAAAATTGGTTAGCCATCTTAAGCTGGTTTTTGTTACCTTCGTAGTGTGAATTGTTGTCTCTAGAAATTTATTTACTGGCATAGTATGGCAAAAGTTAGAGTAGCTGCCGTTTCCTATATCAACACCATCCCATTTCTTTTTGGTCTCCAGCACCATTCTGTTAAAGAATCAATTGAGCTAATAGTCGACAGTCCATCAAACTGCGCCAAAATGCTCAACTCCGGTGAGGTCGATTTAGCCCTTATCCCAGTTGTGTTGATTCCTGACATCATTGGAGGTGAAGTGGCTAGCCGGTACTGTATTGCTGCGCTGCAGGAGATTCGCTCCTTTGTGCTCGCCATGAATGGCTCGTTAAGCAACCTATCGACGCTATACCTCGATATGAACT encodes the following:
- a CDS encoding glycosyltransferase family 39 protein yields the protein MKFFKKLWDSNPLHVILIGAFLIRLLAAIFSQGYGMHDDHFLVLEASQSWVDGTDYNDWLPKSQVNPVPSGHSFFYVGIHYLILSAFKAASIHNPKVMAFLIRLLHALFSLIVVAFGYKIADRMGGRKAAIQVGLALSFLWFMPMLSVRNLVEMVCIPFLMMGVYMVYVALEESRSYKYFLFAGSVIGLAFSIRFQTAIFIGGIGLVILFRKKFWEAIVFGVGVLISIFMIQGVVDMFVWGRPFAELMEYIRYNLAHKTDYGTDNPYMYASIIIGVLLPPLGWLWIVGFFRSWKKTLIIVLPTLLFTAFHSYFPNKQERFIFPVLPFFVTAGIIGW
- a CDS encoding ABC transporter ATP-binding protein, with amino-acid sequence MKKFGKIFRYLVPYKWTVTSIIGFNILAAIFSLFTFTMVIPFLSVLFNQVPPVTNSVPLTLSYESISHNFNYLVSIIKVQHGITDALLFMCVLVVVMTFLKNFFTYLSLYFLSPFRNGVVKDIRNQMYAKILSLPLGYYSEERKGDIISKITNDVNELEVSIMRSMEMFFRDPILVIVYLIGLVTMSPRLTLFVFILLPLSGLMIGRIGKNLRKNSFKGQRRLGFLLAILEETLSGLRIIKAFNAEEKMVRRFESTNSFYTRILVKVNRRRDLASPLSEFLGVSVVVILMWYGGRLVLSGQSALAAPTLIGYIILFSQIITPVKSFSQAYYNVLKGLASADRIDVVLEAENPIKEKEDAIDMLEFKEKIEYRNVSFKYENDLVLKNVNLTIHKGQTVALVGQSGSGKSTFVDMLPRFYDVDQGDILIDGVSIKDIKIKSLRALMGNVNQESILFNDTFYNNIAFGVPGASIDSVIQAAKVANAHEFIQATHNDYYSNIGDRGGKLSGGQRQRVSIARAILKNPPIMILDEATSALDTESERLVQEALENLMKNRTSIVIAHRLSTVKSADLICVLQDGEIVEQGKHDELLTKGGIYSKLYNMQH
- the purB gene encoding adenylosuccinate lyase, which gives rise to MENFSLAAISPIDGRYRSKVEECARYFSEEAIIRYRVHVEVEYFIALCEIPLPQLKGMEEDTIGKLREIYLHFNSDDARRVKEIESVTNHDVKAVEYFVKERMDALKLGGVKEFVHFGLTSQDINNTAFPQALKEFAHEVYYPQIEGMLDKLNQLVEEWKDVPMLARTHGQPASPTRLGKELSVFVERIGKQLNLLRDVPCSAKFGGATGNFNAHVVAFPYIDWVNFANHFVNQTLELDRSQITTQIEHYDNLAAIFDNFKRINTILIDLSRDMWQYISMDYFKQKIVLGEVGSSAMPHKVNPIDFENAEGNLGMANAIFEHLSAKLPVSRMQRDLTDSTVLRNMGVPAAHSVLAFKSLMKGLDKLILNQAAINADLENNWIVVAEGIQTILRREGVPNPYEMLKELTRTNKKVTAETFQQFIAGLPVAEEVKQELLAITPYTYTGV